From Pelosinus fermentans DSM 17108, the proteins below share one genomic window:
- the fba gene encoding class II fructose-1,6-bisphosphate aldolase: MPLVTTKEMFKKAYDGQYAVGAFNVNNMEIIQGIVDAAKEEQAPLILQVSAGARKYAKHIYLTKLVEAALEDSGLPIALHLDHGDDFEICKSCIDGGFSSVMIDGSKYSFEENIALTKKVVEYAHAHGVVVEAELGKLAGVEDAVKVSAKDATYTDPDEAVEFVERTGCDSLAIAIGTSHGAYKFKGEPSLDYARLEKISSLLPNYPLVLHGASTVLPEFVAKCNQFGGHIPGAQGVPEDMLLRAGKFGVCKINIDTDLRLAMTASIREHFVNNPSDFDPRQYLKPAREAIKNMVKHKIKNVLNCSNRL; encoded by the coding sequence TTGCCATTAGTTACAACCAAAGAAATGTTCAAAAAAGCTTACGACGGTCAATATGCAGTTGGCGCTTTCAATGTCAACAATATGGAAATTATTCAGGGAATTGTTGACGCTGCTAAAGAGGAGCAAGCTCCACTTATTCTACAAGTGTCTGCAGGAGCTCGTAAATATGCAAAACATATTTATCTTACAAAATTAGTAGAAGCGGCACTAGAAGATTCAGGTCTACCCATTGCATTGCATTTGGATCATGGGGATGATTTCGAAATTTGTAAATCTTGTATTGATGGCGGCTTTAGTTCAGTTATGATTGACGGCTCAAAGTATTCTTTTGAAGAAAATATTGCTTTAACAAAAAAAGTAGTAGAATACGCTCACGCACATGGTGTAGTCGTAGAAGCTGAATTAGGTAAGCTTGCGGGTGTTGAAGATGCCGTCAAAGTATCTGCCAAAGATGCGACTTATACTGATCCTGATGAAGCGGTGGAATTCGTTGAACGTACAGGCTGTGACTCACTTGCCATTGCGATTGGAACGAGCCATGGAGCTTATAAATTTAAAGGTGAACCAAGTCTTGATTATGCTCGTTTAGAAAAGATATCTAGTCTATTACCTAATTATCCATTAGTACTTCACGGTGCATCTACTGTACTTCCTGAATTCGTTGCAAAATGCAATCAATTCGGTGGACACATCCCAGGTGCCCAAGGCGTACCTGAAGATATGTTATTACGCGCAGGAAAATTCGGGGTCTGCAAAATTAATATTGATACCGATTTACGCTTGGCTATGACAGCTTCTATTCGTGAACATTTTGTCAATAATCCTAGTGATTTTGATCCTCGCCAATACTTAAAACCAGCTCGAGAAGCGATTAAGAACATGGTTAAACATAAAATTAAAAATGTACTAAACTGCAGTAACCGTTTATAG
- a CDS encoding RluA family pseudouridine synthase — protein MLNLIVPQILSPMPIKEYLRSHIGLSLTIWRKIKNTGSIIVNGKETTITHVIFPGDAITLHWLQPCDIVPTNIPLHISYEDDTLLIIDKPAGMLVHPTTSEHTATLGNAIMHYFHTRGHSYAFHPVHRLDRNTSGLVLIAKYPHVQHLLSVNGAKNINRQYIALTTGIIKPSEGTIDAPIARHPDSIIQRIIDPKGQHATTCYQVLKPLKNASIVQLTLLTGRTHQIRVHLSHLGHPIIGDDLYGGSRELISRQALHAARLYFTHPLSGKVIDVTSQLPNDILNVIDKLSCHET, from the coding sequence ATGTTAAATCTCATCGTACCACAGATCCTATCTCCTATGCCAATTAAGGAATACTTACGCTCCCATATCGGCCTTTCTCTTACAATATGGAGAAAAATAAAAAACACAGGTTCCATCATAGTCAATGGAAAAGAAACGACTATAACACATGTGATTTTTCCAGGCGATGCCATTACACTTCATTGGCTGCAGCCTTGTGATATTGTACCTACAAATATTCCCCTGCATATTTCTTATGAAGATGACACCTTGCTCATTATCGATAAACCAGCCGGAATGTTAGTCCATCCAACAACATCTGAACATACAGCCACATTAGGAAATGCCATTATGCACTATTTTCATACCCGAGGACACTCTTACGCCTTTCATCCTGTCCACCGCTTAGATCGCAATACTTCAGGTTTAGTGCTAATTGCAAAATACCCTCATGTTCAACACCTTTTATCCGTTAATGGCGCTAAAAATATTAACAGACAGTATATCGCACTTACAACAGGCATCATAAAACCATCAGAAGGCACTATAGACGCCCCCATTGCCAGGCATCCTGATAGTATTATCCAGCGTATCATTGACCCCAAGGGACAGCATGCCACGACCTGCTATCAAGTACTCAAGCCATTGAAAAATGCTAGTATTGTCCAATTAACGCTCTTGACTGGACGCACCCACCAAATTCGAGTCCACCTCTCCCATCTTGGTCATCCAATTATAGGAGATGATTTATACGGAGGCTCAAGAGAATTAATCTCCCGCCAAGCTTTACATGCTGCAAGACTTTATTTTACGCATCCTCTTTCAGGGAAAGTTATTGATGTAACCAGTCAGCTTCCAAATGACATATTAAACGTCATTGACAAGCTTTCCTGTCATGAAACTTAG